In one Nicotiana sylvestris chromosome 8, ASM39365v2, whole genome shotgun sequence genomic region, the following are encoded:
- the LOC104246104 gene encoding uncharacterized protein — MTTQLNFIETLTSSNYKKWKQDVEIVLGLMDLDFAFIEQKPAEPTTTSTTDEKAKYEKWMKANKLSLMIMKRSISDHIKGAIKDNGNAKYFLSAIGQKFLESDKAEIGNLMDSLSTIKYDLVGSVRDHIMKLVNIATKPNNLSVTITDNFLVHQSLRSFPQQFNQLKTTYNAQKDKCSVDELITVCVVEEGSIQKEKVKGIVNFVSSSKSADYPSYKRKGGNRGHTNKPGVNQGQSHNPLGPQAVIKKEIKCCDCKQKLVSVSLLDKVGYSFQQSNGIIKISYDSRAVADAFLSDGLYRLNILNETFSAMHVENIAHKRPALSKTSYLLWHRRLGHISKERIERLIKENILSVLDPKDFETCVDCVCKHVIFDSPREFSHF, encoded by the exons ATGACTACTCAGTTGAATTTCATTGAAACTCTGACTAGTAGCAATTACAAGAAGTGGAAACAGGATGTTGAGATAGTGTTAGGCCTGATGGACCTGGATTTTGCATTTATTGAACAGAAACCCGCTGAACCCACAACTACTAGCACTACTGAtgaaaaggctaagtatgaaaaatGGATGAAGGCTAACAAATTGAGTCTTATGATCATGAAGAGATCCATTTCTGATCACATAAAAGGTGCAATTAAGGATAATGGAAATGCAAAATATTTCTTGAGTGCCATTGGACAGAAATTCCTAGAATCTGATAAAGCTGAGATAGGTAATCTGATGGATTCCCTGTCTACCATAAAGTATGACCTTGTAGGTAGTGTCCGTGATCATATTATGAAATTGGTTAACATTGCTACCAAACCGAATAATTTAAGTGTAACCATTACCGATAATTTTCTTGTTCATCAATCTCTAAGGTCATTTCCTCAGCAGTTTAACCAGCTTAAGACAACCTATAATGCACAAAAGGATAAATGTAGTGTTGATGAACTTATTACTGTTTGTGTGGTAGAGGAAGGGAGTATTCAAAAGGAGAAAGTTAAGGGTATAGTGAATTTTGTTAGTTCGTCTAAATCAGCTGATTATCCCTCTTATAAAAGAAAAG GTGGTAATAGAGGTCATACTAATAAGCCTGGTGTTAACCAAGGTCAGTCTCATAATCCTCTTGGTCCCCAAGCTGTAATTAAGAAAGAAATCAAGTGTTGCGATTGCAAACAA AAATTAGTTTCGGTTTCCCTTTTGGACAAAGTTGGTTATTCATTTCAACAAAGTAATGGTATTATTAAAATTTCCTATGATTCACGTGCTGTTGCTGATGCCTTTTTAAGTGATGGTCTATATCGCTTGAATATATTGAATGAAACATTTTCTGCAATGCATGTTGAAAATATTGCCCACAAAAGGCCTGCTTTGAGTAAAACGTCTTACCTATTATGGCATAGGCGTCTTGGTCATATTTCTAAAGAAAGAATTGAACGATtgataaaggaaaatattttatctGTTCTTGATCCAAAAGATTTTGAAACTTGTGTGGATTgtgtttgtaagcacgtgatttttgactctccccgagaattttcacatttttag